One Oncorhynchus clarkii lewisi isolate Uvic-CL-2024 chromosome 32, UVic_Ocla_1.0, whole genome shotgun sequence DNA window includes the following coding sequences:
- the LOC139391873 gene encoding ras-related protein Rab-39B-like yields MDILWQYQFRIILLGDSTVGKSSLLKRFTDGIYSDVADPTVGVDFYARSLDIEPGIKIKLQLWDTAGQERFRSITTSYYRNSVGGLLVFDLTNHKTFDHVREWHKEVSEHILPHNMVYILIGHKSDLNKDRKVTQDEAEQLAAEMGIRYVETSAKCNSNVDRAFQLLSRDIYELMKMGQITTRDGWDGVKSGLTTRVLYPGDEDIEVEPREKSCNC; encoded by the exons ATGGATATTTTGTGGCAATATCAATTCAGGATAATTTTGCTAGGAGACTCGACGGTAGGGAAATCATCTTTGCTGAAGCGGTTTACAGATGGAATTTACAGCGATGTAGCGGATCCAACGGTCGGTGTTGATTTTTATGCCCGTTCGCTAGACATCGAGCCAGGGATTAAAATCAAGCTTCAACTGTGGGACACGGCTGGACAGGAACGATTTAG GTCCATCACCACTTCCTACTACCGTAACTCAGTGGGCGGGCTCCTCGTGTTTGACCTGACCAATCACAAGACCTTCGACCACGTGAGGGAGTGGCACAAGGAAGTGAGCGAGCACATCCTGCCGCACAACATGGTCTACATCCTGATTGGCCACAAAAGCGACCTTAACAAGGACCGGAAGGTGACGCAGGACGAGGCTGAGCAGCTGGCGGCAGAGATGGGGATACGCTATGTGGAGACGTCGGCTAAGTGCAACAGCAACGTGGACCGGGCCTTCCAGCTGCTCAGCAGGGACATCTATGAGCTGATGAAGATGGGGCAGATCACCACGAGGGACGGATGGGATGGGGTGAAGAGTGGCCTCACTACCAGGGTCCTGTACCCGGGCGATGAGGACATTGAGGTGGAGCCGAGGGAGAAGAGTTGCAACTGCTGA